One genomic window of Azospirillum sp. TSH100 includes the following:
- a CDS encoding MarR family transcriptional regulator, which translates to MARNLKALGLWRTALVASVRKDAPDLSARQLAILLQVYLTDPPHTVRGLASLLNISKPAVTRALDRLSVLGFVKRKRDAEDKRNVLVQRTVKGSVYLSDFAELVIAAGAVAPEDMVRIRADEELAAAAKARLQAELQDVPVRETATLEASAS; encoded by the coding sequence ATGGCACGGAACCTCAAGGCGCTCGGGTTGTGGCGCACCGCGCTGGTCGCCAGCGTCCGCAAGGACGCGCCGGACCTGTCGGCGCGGCAATTGGCGATCCTTCTCCAGGTCTATCTGACCGACCCGCCGCACACCGTGCGCGGTCTGGCATCCCTCCTGAACATTTCCAAGCCGGCGGTGACCCGCGCGCTCGACCGCCTGTCGGTCCTGGGCTTCGTCAAGCGCAAGCGCGATGCCGAGGACAAGCGCAACGTGCTGGTCCAGCGCACCGTGAAGGGCAGCGTCTATCTGTCCGATTTCGCCGAACTGGTGATCGCGGCCGGCGCCGTGGCGCCGGAGGATATGGTCCGCATCCGGGCCGACGAGGAGCTGGCTGCGGCCGCCAAGGCAAGGCTGCAGGCCGAATTGCAGGACGTTCCTGTGCGGGAGACCGCCACGCTGGAAGCCTCCGCATCCTGA
- a CDS encoding D-glycerate dehydrogenase: MTDKKKPLVVVTRKLPDVIETRMMELFDTRLNPDDVPLTPAQMQDAMNVAEVLVPTVTDRIDRALIEAAGPQLRLIASFGTGVDHIDLKAARERGIIVTNTPGVLTEDTADMTMALLLATARRVAEGERLVRSGQWTGWGPTTMLGHRISGKRLGILGMGRIGSALAKRARAFGMSIHYHNRRRVHPELEQELEATYWSSLDQMLARMDIVSINCPHTPATYHLLSERRLKLLRPHCYIVNTSRGEVIDEVALTRMLSKGEIAGAGLDVFEHEPAVNPKLLRLDNVVLLPHMGSATIEGRIDMGEKVVVNIKTFTDGHAPPDRVLEALL, from the coding sequence ATGACCGACAAGAAGAAGCCGCTCGTTGTCGTCACCCGCAAGCTGCCGGACGTCATCGAGACGCGCATGATGGAGCTGTTCGACACCCGGCTCAATCCGGACGACGTGCCGCTCACCCCCGCCCAGATGCAGGACGCGATGAATGTCGCCGAAGTGCTGGTGCCGACCGTCACCGACCGCATCGACCGCGCGCTGATCGAGGCCGCCGGGCCGCAGCTGCGGCTGATCGCCTCCTTCGGCACCGGCGTCGACCACATCGACCTGAAGGCGGCGCGCGAGCGCGGCATCATCGTCACCAACACCCCCGGCGTCCTGACCGAGGATACCGCCGACATGACCATGGCGCTGCTGCTGGCCACCGCGCGCCGCGTGGCGGAGGGCGAGCGTCTGGTCCGCTCCGGCCAGTGGACCGGCTGGGGCCCGACCACCATGCTGGGCCACCGCATCAGCGGCAAGCGGCTGGGCATCCTCGGCATGGGCCGCATCGGTTCGGCGCTGGCCAAGCGGGCCCGTGCCTTCGGCATGTCGATCCACTACCACAACCGCCGCCGCGTCCATCCGGAGTTGGAGCAGGAGCTGGAGGCGACCTACTGGTCCAGCCTGGACCAGATGCTGGCGCGGATGGACATCGTGTCGATCAACTGCCCGCACACGCCGGCCACCTATCACCTGCTGTCGGAACGCCGGCTGAAGCTGCTGCGCCCGCACTGCTACATCGTCAACACCTCGCGTGGCGAGGTGATCGACGAGGTGGCGCTGACCCGCATGCTGTCGAAGGGCGAGATCGCCGGCGCCGGCCTGGACGTGTTCGAGCATGAACCGGCGGTCAACCCGAAGCTGCTGCGGCTGGACAATGTCGTCCTGCTGCCGCACATGGGCTCCGCCACCATCGAAGGCCGCATCGACATGGGCGAGAAGGTGGTGGTCAACATCAAGACCTTCACCGACGGCCACGCCCCGCCCGACCGCGTGCTCGAAGCGCTGCTGTAG
- a CDS encoding SH3 domain-containing protein has product MPVRRSVLASLALILGLGVGFFAGCGAPAMAAEGKDPTHASGLPIPRFVTVRVGEVNLRSGPNGSYPIEWVFKRKDMPVEIIQEFDTWRRIRDWEGAEGWVHQSALSGRRGVLIVGQTRAIYESPRGDSGVVARAEPGVIGSLKKCRDEWCEVDVKGYRGWMKRADFWGTYPGEKIE; this is encoded by the coding sequence ATGCCTGTCCGCCGCTCCGTCCTTGCCTCTCTGGCCCTGATCCTGGGGTTGGGGGTGGGGTTTTTCGCGGGCTGCGGTGCCCCCGCCATGGCGGCGGAAGGCAAGGATCCGACCCACGCGTCGGGCCTGCCGATTCCCCGCTTCGTCACTGTCCGCGTCGGCGAGGTGAACCTGCGCTCCGGCCCCAACGGCAGCTACCCCATCGAATGGGTGTTCAAGCGCAAGGACATGCCGGTGGAGATCATCCAGGAATTCGACACCTGGCGCCGCATCCGCGACTGGGAGGGGGCGGAAGGCTGGGTGCACCAGAGCGCGCTGTCGGGACGCCGCGGCGTGCTGATCGTCGGCCAGACCCGCGCGATCTACGAGTCTCCGCGCGGCGACAGCGGCGTGGTGGCGCGGGCGGAGCCGGGCGTCATCGGATCGCTGAAGAAATGCCGCGACGAGTGGTGCGAGGTCGACGTGAAGGGCTATCGCGGCTGGATGAAGCGCGCCGATTTCTGGGGCACCTACCCCGGCGAGAAGATCGAGTAG